The Planctomonas sp. JC2975 DNA window GATCATGCTCGGATTCAAGTGGAATCCGACGTTCCTCGGCATCAGCTCGTCGCCGATCACCCCCGGCCAGATCATCGACGGCATGGTGATCTCGGTGATCGTCCGGCTCGTCGCCACCAGCGTCATCTACTGGCTCTTCATGCTGGCGTTCGGCGCGACGCCTGCAGGCACTGCGGTCCTCTCCGTGCTCATCGCCAGTCTCGTCGGGCTCGCGTTCGGCACGCCCATCATGGCGTACGTCGCGACACTGCAGACGGATACCGGGCAGATCGCCATGCTGATGCGTTTCGTCCTGCTGCCGTTGACGCTGTTCTCCGGCACCTTCTTCCCTCTGACGGCGATGCCCATCTACCTGCAGTGGATCGGCTGGCTCTCACCGATCTGGCACGGCACCCAACTCGCACGAGACGTCACGTACGGAGCGGTCGAGCCAGGATGGCTGGTCGCCGTGCACGTGCTGTACCTGCTCGCGCTGGTGGCGCCGAGCTGGCTGTTGTCCCGACGTACCGCAAGACGGAGGTTGTACTCGTGACCGGCGTTGAGGTTCGGACGCGAGCACAGGCGCCCGTCGGACGGCGTCCCATCCGATCGCTCTACGCGGGCAACGCGCGATCCGTCATGTACCGCGGGTGGCTGGCCACGAAGTCGACGAACTGGCTGGTCGTCGTCTCCGGCGTGTTCGAGCCGGTCTTCTACCTGCTCTCGCTCGGGATCGGTCTCGGATCGTTCGTCGGCACCGTGACCGCAGCAGACGGACGCCCCATTTCCTATGCCGCCTTCATCGCTCCGGCGCTCCTCGCCACCGCCGCGATGAACGGCGCCATCTACGACTCCACCTGGAACGTGTTCTTCAAGATCCGTTTCGCGAAGCTGTACGAAGGCATGCTCGCCACATCGCTCGGCCCGCTCGATGTCGCGATCGGGGAGATCTCGCTCGCACT harbors:
- a CDS encoding ABC transporter permease; this encodes MTTLDHSSTDAVSRVAVKPRRFGAWYVAEHRLRVMRSYVSTVLVGAVGTPLLYLFAMGVGLGALVSANLGPHAVDGVSYLEFVAPALLCTAAVTVASEEFTYPIMLGFKWNPTFLGISSSPITPGQIIDGMVISVIVRLVATSVIYWLFMLAFGATPAGTAVLSVLIASLVGLAFGTPIMAYVATLQTDTGQIAMLMRFVLLPLTLFSGTFFPLTAMPIYLQWIGWLSPIWHGTQLARDVTYGAVEPGWLVAVHVLYLLALVAPSWLLSRRTARRRLYS